One window from the genome of Oryctolagus cuniculus chromosome 1, mOryCun1.1, whole genome shotgun sequence encodes:
- the OLFR651_1 gene encoding olfactory receptor 651 (The RefSeq protein has 6 substitutions compared to this genomic sequence), with protein MYNLSCYNPSSFILLGIPGLEKLHIWIGIPFCAIYVVALVGNCILIYLIVVEHSLHEPMFLFLSLLATTDLILSTATVPKLLNILWLGLREITFSGCLTQMFFLHFSFVVDSAILLAMAFDRYVAICFPLRYTTILTPQLIVKLMVTTVVRSFLVILPDVFLLKRLPFCRTRIIPHTYCEHIGVARLSSADISINIWYGFAVPLMTVITDVIFIAVSYIFILCAVFQLSSQGARQKALSTCGSHVCVILMFYTPAFFSILAHRFGHGVPRNVLILFANFYVVIPPALNPVVYGVKTKQIQEKFLLLVSFQKTQ; from the coding sequence ATGTATAACTTGAGCTGTTACAACCCCAGTTCCTTCATCCTCCTTGGAATACCTGGCCTGGAAAAGCTTCACATCTGGATTGGGATTCCCTTTTGTGCCATCTATGTAGTGGCTCTTGTGGGCAACTGCATCCTCATCTACCTCATTGTGGTTGAGCACAGCCTCCATGAGCCCatgtttctcttcctgtctttgcTGGCCACCACGGATCTCATCTTGTCCACCGCCGCTGTGCCTAAACTGCTCAATATCCTCTGGCTTGGCTTGCGAGAAATAACCTTCTCTGGCTGTCTCACTCAGATGTTCTTCCTGCACTTCAGCTTTGTGGTAGACTCAGCCATCCTGTTGGCCATGGCATTTGATCGCTATGTGGCCATTTGTTTCCCCTTGAGATACACCACCATCCTCACTCCACAGCTGATTGTCAAGCTGATGGTGACCATTGTGGTGAGGAGCTTCCTGGTTATCCTGCCAGTAGTTTTTCTGGTGAAACGGCTACCCTTTTGCAGGACTCGCATCATTCCACACACGTACTGTGAGCACATAGGTGTAGCTCGGCTTTCCTCTGCCGACATCTCCATCAACATCTGGTACGGATTTGCTGTGCCTCTCATGATGGTCATCACAGATGTGATATTTATTGCTGTTTCCTACATCTTCATCCTCCGTGCTGTTTTTCAACTCTCATCCCAGGGTGCCCGCCAGAAGGCCCTGAGCACCTGTGGCTCCCACGTCTGTGTTATCCTCATGTTCTACACTCCCGCCTTTTTCTCCATCCTTGCTCATCGTTTTGGGCATGGTGTCCCTCGGAATGTGCTCATCCTGTTTGCCAACTTCTATGTGGTCATCCCTCCTGCTCTGAATCCTGTTGTTTATGGAGTAAAGACCAAACAGATCCAGGAAAAATTTCTTCTACTCGTCTCATTTCAGAAGACACAATGA
- the OLFR651_1 gene encoding olfactory receptor 651 isoform X1 codes for MYNLSCYNPSSFILLGIPGLEKLHIWIGIPFCAIYVVALVGNCILIYLIVVEHSLHEPMFLFLSLLATTDLILSTAAVPKLLNILWLGLREITFSGCLTQMFFLHFSFVVDSAILLAMAFDRYVAICFPLRYTTILTPQLIVKLMVTIVVRSFLVILPVVFLVKRLPFCRTRIIPHTYCEHIGVARLSSADISINIWYGFAVPLMMVITDVIFIAVSYIFILRAVFQLSSQGARQKALSTCGSHVCVILMFYTPAFFSILAHRFGHGVPRNVLILFANFYVVIPPALNPVVYGVKTKQIQEKFLLLVSFQKTQ; via the coding sequence ATGTATAACTTGAGCTGTTACAACCCCAGTTCCTTCATCCTCCTTGGAATACCTGGCCTGGAAAAGCTTCACATCTGGATTGGGATTCCCTTTTGTGCCATCTATGTAGTGGCTCTTGTGGGCAACTGCATCCTCATCTACCTCATTGTGGTTGAGCACAGCCTCCATGAGCCCatgtttctcttcctgtctttgcTGGCCACCACGGATCTCATCTTGTCCACCGCCGCTGTGCCTAAACTGCTCAATATCCTCTGGCTTGGCTTGCGAGAAATAACCTTCTCTGGCTGTCTCACTCAGATGTTCTTCCTGCACTTCAGCTTTGTGGTAGACTCAGCCATCCTGTTGGCCATGGCATTTGATCGCTATGTGGCCATTTGTTTCCCCTTGAGATACACCACCATCCTCACTCCACAGCTGATTGTCAAGCTGATGGTGACCATTGTGGTGAGGAGCTTCCTGGTTATCCTGCCAGTAGTTTTTCTGGTGAAACGGCTACCCTTTTGCAGGACTCGCATCATTCCACACACGTACTGTGAGCACATAGGTGTAGCTCGGCTTTCCTCTGCCGACATCTCCATCAACATCTGGTACGGATTTGCTGTGCCTCTCATGATGGTCATCACAGATGTGATATTTATTGCTGTTTCCTACATCTTCATCCTCCGTGCTGTTTTTCAACTCTCATCCCAGGGTGCCCGCCAGAAGGCCCTGAGCACCTGTGGCTCCCACGTCTGTGTTATCCTCATGTTCTACACTCCCGCCTTTTTCTCCATCCTTGCTCATCGTTTTGGGCATGGTGTCCCTCGGAATGTGCTCATCCTGTTTGCCAACTTCTATGTGGTCATCCCTCCTGCTCTGAATCCTGTTGTTTATGGAGTAAAGACCAAACAGATCCAGGAAAAATTTCTTCTACTCGTCTCATTTCAGAAGACACAATGA